In Cygnus atratus isolate AKBS03 ecotype Queensland, Australia chromosome 5, CAtr_DNAZoo_HiC_assembly, whole genome shotgun sequence, a single window of DNA contains:
- the LIN52 gene encoding protein lin-52 homolog isoform X2, producing MAAAADGADLEASLLSFEKLDRASPDLWPEQLPGVAEFAASFKSPITSSPPKWMAELENDDIDMLKELGSLTTANLMEKVRGLQNLAYQLGLDECGERCLFQDSFPHSTPDFKHLQRSASGEFKSSFLPVLGCIYCMHYIFPCLTTVA from the exons ATGGCGGCTGCCGCGGACG GCGCCGACTTGGAGGCCTCGCTGCTGAGCTTCGAGAAGCTGGACCGGGCCTCCCCGGACCTGTGGCCCGAGCAGC TGCCGGGAGTCGCCGAGTTCGCCGCCTCCTTCAAAAGC CCTATTACAAGTTCTCCTCCCAAATGGATGGCTGAGCTGGAAAATGACGATATAGATATGTTAAAGG aGCTGGGGAGCCTCACTACAGCTAACCTGATGGAGAAGGTTCGTGGCCTGCAGAACTTGGCTTACCAGCTGGGGTTGGATGAAT GTGGTGAAAGATGCCTCTTCCAGGATTCGTTTCCCCATAGCACCCCTGACTTTAAACACCTGCAGCGTTCAGCTTCTGGAGAATTCAAAAGCTCGTTCCTCCCAGTGCTTGGATGTATTTATTGCATGCACTACATCTTTCCATGTCTGACCACTGTAGCTTGA
- the LIN52 gene encoding protein lin-52 homolog isoform X3, producing MAAAADGADLEASLLSFEKLDRASPDLWPEQLPGVAEFAASFKSPITSSPPKWMAELENDDIDMLKELGSLTTANLMEKVRGLQNLAYQLGLDEWRGHLQNRMPTSPAYSLSAWGKIS from the exons ATGGCGGCTGCCGCGGACG GCGCCGACTTGGAGGCCTCGCTGCTGAGCTTCGAGAAGCTGGACCGGGCCTCCCCGGACCTGTGGCCCGAGCAGC TGCCGGGAGTCGCCGAGTTCGCCGCCTCCTTCAAAAGC CCTATTACAAGTTCTCCTCCCAAATGGATGGCTGAGCTGGAAAATGACGATATAGATATGTTAAAGG aGCTGGGGAGCCTCACTACAGCTAACCTGATGGAGAAGGTTCGTGGCCTGCAGAACTTGGCTTACCAGCTGGGGTTGGATGAAT GGAGAGGGCACCTGCAGAACAGAATGCCTACTTCTCCAGCTTACAGCCTATCTGCGTGGGGGAAAATATCCTAG
- the LIN52 gene encoding protein lin-52 homolog isoform X5 encodes MAAAADGADLEASLLSFEKLDRASPDLWPEQLPGVAEFAASFKSPITSSPPKWMAELENDDIDMLKELGSLTTANLMEKVRGLQNLAYQLGLDECTLWSLQAVFWQE; translated from the exons ATGGCGGCTGCCGCGGACG GCGCCGACTTGGAGGCCTCGCTGCTGAGCTTCGAGAAGCTGGACCGGGCCTCCCCGGACCTGTGGCCCGAGCAGC TGCCGGGAGTCGCCGAGTTCGCCGCCTCCTTCAAAAGC CCTATTACAAGTTCTCCTCCCAAATGGATGGCTGAGCTGGAAAATGACGATATAGATATGTTAAAGG aGCTGGGGAGCCTCACTACAGCTAACCTGATGGAGAAGGTTCGTGGCCTGCAGAACTTGGCTTACCAGCTGGGGTTGGATGAAT GTACTCTGTGGTCACTTCAGGCAGTCTTTTGGCAGGAATAA
- the LIN52 gene encoding protein lin-52 homolog isoform X7: protein MAAAADGADLEASLLSFEKLDRASPDLWPEQLPGVAEFAASFKSPITSSPPKWMAELENDDIDMLKELGSLTTANLMEKVRGLQNLAYQLGLDE from the exons ATGGCGGCTGCCGCGGACG GCGCCGACTTGGAGGCCTCGCTGCTGAGCTTCGAGAAGCTGGACCGGGCCTCCCCGGACCTGTGGCCCGAGCAGC TGCCGGGAGTCGCCGAGTTCGCCGCCTCCTTCAAAAGC CCTATTACAAGTTCTCCTCCCAAATGGATGGCTGAGCTGGAAAATGACGATATAGATATGTTAAAGG aGCTGGGGAGCCTCACTACAGCTAACCTGATGGAGAAGGTTCGTGGCCTGCAGAACTTGGCTTACCAGCTGGGGTTGGATGAAT aa
- the LIN52 gene encoding protein lin-52 homolog isoform X6, with protein sequence MAAAADGADLEASLLSFEKLDRASPDLWPEQLPGVAEFAASFKSPITSSPPKWMAELENDDIDMLKELGSLTTANLMEKVRGLQNLAYQLGLDELQALQSLGAS encoded by the exons ATGGCGGCTGCCGCGGACG GCGCCGACTTGGAGGCCTCGCTGCTGAGCTTCGAGAAGCTGGACCGGGCCTCCCCGGACCTGTGGCCCGAGCAGC TGCCGGGAGTCGCCGAGTTCGCCGCCTCCTTCAAAAGC CCTATTACAAGTTCTCCTCCCAAATGGATGGCTGAGCTGGAAAATGACGATATAGATATGTTAAAGG aGCTGGGGAGCCTCACTACAGCTAACCTGATGGAGAAGGTTCGTGGCCTGCAGAACTTGGCTTACCAGCTGGGGTTGGATGAAT tGCAGGCTCTTCAGTCTTTGGGAGCATCTTGA
- the LIN52 gene encoding protein lin-52 homolog isoform X1 produces MAAAADGADLEASLLSFEKLDRASPDLWPEQLPGVAEFAASFKSPITSSPPKWMAELENDDIDMLKELGSLTTANLMEKVRGLQNLAYQLGLDECSSVFGSILSGPVITGSQHHCPQNRLARYSKNTGCKLSTSDDTELTQKNVMMSTCAIEKGKCFHEMFSSVT; encoded by the exons ATGGCGGCTGCCGCGGACG GCGCCGACTTGGAGGCCTCGCTGCTGAGCTTCGAGAAGCTGGACCGGGCCTCCCCGGACCTGTGGCCCGAGCAGC TGCCGGGAGTCGCCGAGTTCGCCGCCTCCTTCAAAAGC CCTATTACAAGTTCTCCTCCCAAATGGATGGCTGAGCTGGAAAATGACGATATAGATATGTTAAAGG aGCTGGGGAGCCTCACTACAGCTAACCTGATGGAGAAGGTTCGTGGCCTGCAGAACTTGGCTTACCAGCTGGGGTTGGATGAAT GCTCTTCAGTCTTTGGGAGCATCTTGAGTGGTCCAGTGATTACTGGCAGTCAACATCACTGTCCACAGAACCGTTTGGCAAGATATAGTAAAAATACAGGATGCAAGTTATCAACGTCTGATGACACAGAGTTAACTCAGAAGAACGTTATGATGTCTACCTGCGCTATcgagaaaggaaaatgttttcatgaaatgttttcatctgtGACATAA